A stretch of DNA from Prochlorococcus marinus str. SB:
TCAATCAAGCTATTCGTGAAGCACAAACTAGTTCAATTGTTGGACCTAATGTTGTTCAAAAAGCTTTACCTTACGTAGGTGGAGGAATGGTTCTAACTTCTTTAGGCGTCTTAGCAGGTATCTCACTCATCGCGACAAATCCTGGGCTTTTCCAGCCTCTTTCAATAGTTGCATTAATTGCAGAATTGATTTTGTTTTTTATAGCCACAAGTGCTGCAAATAATGCTAATAATGCGAAGGCCCTACCCTTGTTGACAGGATTTAGTTTGTTAACTGGATTCACCTTAAGTGGAATAGTTGCTTTAGCAATAGGAACAATTGGTATTGGTTCGGTTGGAACAGCTGCCTTAGCCACTGGTATAACTTTCGTTATCGCCTCTTACACTGGCCAAAGAATGAGTGATAGTGTTGGTCAAGCACTAAGCGGAGTAGTTGGTCTTGGATTGATAGGTCTGCTTATAGCAATGTTTGTCCAATTAATTGGAGGATTCTTTGCTCCAGGAGTTTTTGGAGGTTCAGGTCTTGAATTGATAATTGCAGGTTTTGGAACTGTCTTATTTGTTGCGATGTCTTTTGTTGATTTTTATACAATGCCAAGAAGATATAATGATGATCAATATCTTGCAGGGGCTTTAGGTATGTATCTTACTTATATAAATCTTTTTGTTTTTATATTGAGATTAATGATTGCACTACAAGGTGGTGGAAGAAGAGATTAAACACGTTACGTATAGAACTAACATAAAGCGTAGATTTGTTTCTACGCTTTTTTAATGGGCGATATCAAGTTTAATGGGCGATATCAAGAATTTGTTTTTTTATAAATTCCTTTTGCTCTAAGTCATATTTTACTGAATTATCAAAACTATTGCCCATATCATCTAAGTCTCTAAGGACTTGATTGACAGACTTTGTAACTGACTTGGTTTCTAGCAGTCTTAAAATAGCCTTACATCTATCTGAAATATTTTCTGATGTTATCTCATATTCATGATTATCATCTCTTCGATGAATAATAATTTGAGCGGAACTCATTATTAAATTTTTTACTACTATTTCTGTTACGGCATCACCACCTTCGTTCAGTTTGTAAATTAGTGAAAAAGGAAGTTTATCTAACAAAAAACAATCTTTATCTGACAAAGCGTATGCAAAAAATCCTCTAAGTCCATTTTTTGTTTTAGTTAGCTCTGCGATTCTATCTGCTAAAACCTCTTCGCTGAGTAAATCTTCACTCCACTCTTTGCACCATTGTGCGGATATGTTTATTGCTTGCGTGAACGAAGCTTCTTTTAAATTTATGGTTTTTTTTTCCATTTTTGATCAGAATTTTATTATTGATGCATTAAAAGTCTTTGGCCAATTATAGATCTGGGTTTGTAACTTTACTAGGAAGGCCAAATGTGGGTAAATCTACGTTAATAAATAAATTGATTGGAGAAAAAATAACAATTACTTCTCCAATAGCGCAAACTACTAGAAATAAATTAAAAGGAATACTTACTACAGACAATGGGCAAATAATTTTTGTTGATACGCCAGGTGTTCATAAACCTCATCATCGACTTGGAGAGATATTAGTAAAGAACGCAAAATCTGCAATTAATGGAGTTGATATGGTAATTTTTGTAATTGATTCAAGTAAAGAACCTGGTAGAGGTGATGAATATATTTTGAACTTTCTACTCGCAAATAAAACTGAGTTTATTGTTGCATTAAATAAGTGGGATTTGGTTAATAAAGAATTTAGGAATTTACGATTAGATCAATATAGAAGATTTTTTGGAATTAATAGAAACTTTCAAATTGTAAGTGCTTTTAAAGGAGAAGGATGTCCTGAACTAGTGGATATGGCACTTAATTTTCTTCCAGAGGGACCAAAACTTTATGGCGAAGAAACCATTTGTGATCAACCATTAGATAAATTATTATCTGATTTAGTAAGAGAACAGGTATTAATAAATACAAGAGAAGAGGTACCTCATAGTGTCGCAGTAAAGATAGAA
This window harbors:
- the era gene encoding GTPase Era — translated: MANYRSGFVTLLGRPNVGKSTLINKLIGEKITITSPIAQTTRNKLKGILTTDNGQIIFVDTPGVHKPHHRLGEILVKNAKSAINGVDMVIFVIDSSKEPGRGDEYILNFLLANKTEFIVALNKWDLVNKEFRNLRLDQYRRFFGINRNFQIVSAFKGEGCPELVDMALNFLPEGPKLYGEETICDQPLDKLLSDLVREQVLINTREEVPHSVAVKIEKREEMKRKNGKVFTAILATIIVERSTQKIILIGKKGSMLKMIGQSARSNMSKLIDGSIHLELFVKVVPNWRKKESRLIEFGFEEEF
- a CDS encoding Bax inhibitor-1/YccA family protein, with product MPASSNFNQAIREAQTSSIVGPNVVQKALPYVGGGMVLTSLGVLAGISLIATNPGLFQPLSIVALIAELILFFIATSAANNANNAKALPLLTGFSLLTGFTLSGIVALAIGTIGIGSVGTAALATGITFVIASYTGQRMSDSVGQALSGVVGLGLIGLLIAMFVQLIGGFFAPGVFGGSGLELIIAGFGTVLFVAMSFVDFYTMPRRYNDDQYLAGALGMYLTYINLFVFILRLMIALQGGGRRD